From the Apus apus isolate bApuApu2 chromosome 4, bApuApu2.pri.cur, whole genome shotgun sequence genome, one window contains:
- the CD8A gene encoding T-cell surface glycoprotein CD8 alpha chain — protein MARAPALLLLLALELCCLGIRGHRYQMRARFRDRNIKHPQEGEQLELECLTNKDDSGMFWIRQDMGGTLHFIVFISSLSRTTFERNERTSTRFWAWKDGTIYRLVVKSFTPQDEGNYFCLMNSNQMLYFSSGQPAFFPVTTTAAPTTAAATNQTDITRDPCLKSPAPDTSKEKELNYFCDILIWVPLSVTCLLLLLALAITIMLCQQTRRRRCRCKRPANGKPNMKPIPPGQYT, from the exons ATGGCCAGGGCTCCTGCACTGCTCCTTCTGCTGGCTCTGGAGCTCT GCTGCCTTGGGATCCGTGGCCACAGGTACCAGATGAGAGCCAGGTTTCGTGACAGGAACATCAAGCACCCCCAGGAGGGAgaacagctggagctggagtgTCTGACCAACAAGGATGACTCTGGCATGTTCTGGATCCGACAGGACATGGGTGGGACCCTTCACTTCATTGTATTCATCTCTTCCCTGTCCCGAACCACCTTTGAGAGGAATGAGAGGACATCCACACGCTTCTGGGCATGGAAAGATGGCACGATCTACCGGCTGGTAGTGAAGTCCTTCACGCCACAGGACGAGGGGAACTATTTCTGCCTCATGAACAGCAACCAGATGCTGTACTTCAGCTCTGGCCAGCCTGCCTTCTTCCCAG tcaccaccacagcagcacccaccacagcagcagccaccaacCAGACTGACATCACCAGGGACCCCTGCCTGAAGAGCCCGGCTCCAG ACACCAGCAAGGAGAAAGAGCTGAATTACTTCTGTGACATCCTGATCTGGGTTCCCTTGTCAGtcacctgcctcctgctcctcttggCCCTGGCAATCACCATCATGCTGTGCCAAC AAACCAGAAGACGAAGATGCAGATGTAAAAG ACCTGCAAACGGGAAGCCTAACATGAAACCCATCCCACCAGGCCAATACACATAA